The following coding sequences lie in one Glycine max cultivar Williams 82 chromosome 19, Glycine_max_v4.0, whole genome shotgun sequence genomic window:
- the LOC100803625 gene encoding CDPK-related kinase 7 isoform X3, whose product MGLCHGKPIETSQSEGGHHAFPGGEKDAVVVSAASPKTATKGSKFPFYSPSPLPSLFKNSPANSSVSSTPLRLFKRPFPPPSPAKHIRALLARRHGSVKPNEASIPEGSECEVGLDKSFGFSSHFQAHFELGPEVGRGHFGYTCSAKGRKGTFKGHDVAVKVIPKSKMTTAIAIEDVRREVKILQALTGHKNLVQFYEAYEDNDNVYIVMELCKGGELLDKILSRGGKYSEEDARIVMIQILSVVAFCHLQGVVHRDLKPENFLYISKDENSTLKVIDFGLSDYVKPDERLNDIVGSAYYVAPEVLHRSYGTEADMWSIGVIAYILLCGSRPFWARTESGIFRAVLKADPSFEEAPWPSLSADAKDFVKRLLNKDYRKRLTAAQALSHPWLVNHCDDVKIPFDMIIHKLVKTYICSSSLRKSALGALAKTLTLVQLAYLREQFNMLGPNKSGLISMQNFKTAILRSATDASKDSRVLDYVNMVSSIQYRKLDFEEFCAAAISVHQLEGMESWEQHARRAYEMFEKEGNRPIMIEELASELGLSPSVPIHVVLQDWIRHSDGKLSFLGFVRLLHGVSSRTFQKA is encoded by the exons atgggACTGTGTCATGGAAAACCCATTGAAACCTCACAAAGTGAAGGTGGGCACCACGCTTTCCCCGGCGGCGAGAAAGATGCGGTGGTGGTTTCGGCGGCAAGTCCGAAAACCGCCACAAAAGGCTCAAAGTTTCCGTTTTACAGCCCAAGCCCGTTGCCGAGCCTGTTCAAGAACTCGCCAGCGAACTCGAGCGTGAGTTCGACCCCTCTGCGGCTCTTCAAGCGGCCCTTTCCGCCTCCGTCGCCGGCGAAGCACATTCGGGCCTTGCTGGCCCGGCGCCACGGCTCCGTGAAGCCCAACGAAGCCTCCATCCCCGAAGGAAGTGAGTGTGAGGTTGGGCTCGACAAGAGCTTCGGCTTCTCCAGCCACTTCCAAGCTCACTTTGAGCTTGGGCCCGAGGTTGGCCGTGGTCACTTTGGCTACACCTGCTCTGCCAAGGGAAGGAAAGGCACCTTCAAGGGCCATGATGTTGCTGTCAAAGTCATTCCAAAATCCAAG ATGACAACAGCAATTGCTATAGAGGATGTAAGGAGAGAAGTAAAGATATTGCAAGCTCTGACTGGGCATAAGAATCTGGTGCAATTCTATGAAGCCTATGAAGACAATGACAATGTTTATATAGTTATGGA GTTATGCAAAGGAGGTGAACTGCTAGATAAGATTCTTTCCAG GGGTGGAAAGTACTCAGAAGAAGATGCCAGAATTGTTATGATTCAGATATTAAGTGTGGTGGCTTTCTGTCATCTGCAGGGTGTTGTTCATCGTGATCTCAAACCAGAG AATTTTCTCTATATTTCTAAGGATGAAAATTCCACTCTGAAGGTCATTGATTTTGGACTGTCTGACTATGTAAAGCCAG ATGAAAGGTTGAATGATATTGTTGGAAGTGCGTATTATGTAGCTCCTGAAGTTTTGCATAGATCTTATGGGACAGAAGCCGATATGTGGAGCATTGGTGTAATTGCTTATATTCTTTTATGTGGAAGCCGACCCTTTTGGGCCAGGACAGAATCTGGCATATTTCGGGCTGTCCTGAAGGCAGATCCAAGTTTTGAGGAAGCTCCTTGGCCATCGTTATCAGCTGACGcaaaagattttgtgaagagACTGTTGAATAAGGATTATCGTAAAAGGCTAACTGCAGCTCAGGCTCTCA GTCATCCATGGCTTGTGAATCATTGTGATGATGTGAAGATACCTTTTGATATGATAATCCACAAGCTTGTTAAAACTTATATATGTTCATCTTCATTACGCAAATCAGCATTAGGG GCTCTTGCAAAGACATTAACACTAGTGCAGCTAGCATATCTGAGAGAACAATTCAATATGTTAGGGCCAAACAAAAGTGGGTTAATCTCTATGCAGAACTTCAAGACG GCTATTTTAAGGAGTGCCACCGATGCCTCAAAGGATTCACGTGTCTTAGATTATGTGAACATG GTTAGTTCAATTCAATATCGGAAATTAGATTTTGAGGAATTTTGTGCTGCTGCTATAAGTGTCCATCAACTAGAGGGAATGGAGAGCTGGGAGCAACATGCAAGGCGTGCGTACGAGATGTTTGAAAAGGAAGGAAATAGACCAATTATGATTGAAGAGCTTGCTTCG GAACTTGGGCTTAGCCCTTCAGTGCCTATTCATGTGGTACTCCAAGATTGGATAAGACACTCAGATGGGAAGCTTAGCTTCTTGGGGTTTGTTAGGCTTCTGCATGGAGTTTCTTCTCGCACATTTCAGAAGGCTTGA
- the LOC100803625 gene encoding CDPK-related kinase 7 isoform X2, which yields MGLCHGKPIETSQSEGGHHAFPGGEKDAVVVSAASPKTATKGSKFPFYSPSPLPSLFKNSPANSSVSSTPLRLFKRPFPPPSPAKHIRALLARRHGSVKPNEASIPEGSECEVGLDKSFGFSSHFQAHFELGPEVGRGHFGYTCSAKGRKGTFKGHDVAVKVIPKSKMTTAIAIEDVRREVKILQALTGHKNLVQFYEAYEDNDNVYIVMELCKGGELLDKILSRGGKYSEEDARIVMIQILSVVAFCHLQGVVHRDLKPENFLYISKDENSTLKVIDFGLSDYVKPGMAYCMSIFSLIFFTENKTTRANNQKFFADERLNDIVGSAYYVAPEVLHRSYGTEADMWSIGVIAYILLCGSRPFWARTESGIFRAVLKADPSFEEAPWPSLSADAKDFVKRLLNKDYRKRLTAAQALSHPWLVNHCDDVKIPFDMIIHKLVKTYICSSSLRKSALGALAKTLTLVQLAYLREQFNMLGPNKSGLISMQNFKTAILRSATDASKDSRVLDYVNMVSSIQYRKLDFEEFCAAAISVHQLEGMESWEQHARRAYEMFEKEGNRPIMIEELASELGLSPSVPIHVVLQDWIRHSDGKLSFLGFVRLLHGVSSRTFQKA from the exons atgggACTGTGTCATGGAAAACCCATTGAAACCTCACAAAGTGAAGGTGGGCACCACGCTTTCCCCGGCGGCGAGAAAGATGCGGTGGTGGTTTCGGCGGCAAGTCCGAAAACCGCCACAAAAGGCTCAAAGTTTCCGTTTTACAGCCCAAGCCCGTTGCCGAGCCTGTTCAAGAACTCGCCAGCGAACTCGAGCGTGAGTTCGACCCCTCTGCGGCTCTTCAAGCGGCCCTTTCCGCCTCCGTCGCCGGCGAAGCACATTCGGGCCTTGCTGGCCCGGCGCCACGGCTCCGTGAAGCCCAACGAAGCCTCCATCCCCGAAGGAAGTGAGTGTGAGGTTGGGCTCGACAAGAGCTTCGGCTTCTCCAGCCACTTCCAAGCTCACTTTGAGCTTGGGCCCGAGGTTGGCCGTGGTCACTTTGGCTACACCTGCTCTGCCAAGGGAAGGAAAGGCACCTTCAAGGGCCATGATGTTGCTGTCAAAGTCATTCCAAAATCCAAG ATGACAACAGCAATTGCTATAGAGGATGTAAGGAGAGAAGTAAAGATATTGCAAGCTCTGACTGGGCATAAGAATCTGGTGCAATTCTATGAAGCCTATGAAGACAATGACAATGTTTATATAGTTATGGA GTTATGCAAAGGAGGTGAACTGCTAGATAAGATTCTTTCCAG GGGTGGAAAGTACTCAGAAGAAGATGCCAGAATTGTTATGATTCAGATATTAAGTGTGGTGGCTTTCTGTCATCTGCAGGGTGTTGTTCATCGTGATCTCAAACCAGAG AATTTTCTCTATATTTCTAAGGATGAAAATTCCACTCTGAAGGTCATTGATTTTGGACTGTCTGACTATGTAAAGCCAGGTATGGCCTATTGCATGTctatattttctcttattttttttacagaaaataaaACAACCAGGGCTAACAATCAGAAGTTTTTTGCAGATGAAAGGTTGAATGATATTGTTGGAAGTGCGTATTATGTAGCTCCTGAAGTTTTGCATAGATCTTATGGGACAGAAGCCGATATGTGGAGCATTGGTGTAATTGCTTATATTCTTTTATGTGGAAGCCGACCCTTTTGGGCCAGGACAGAATCTGGCATATTTCGGGCTGTCCTGAAGGCAGATCCAAGTTTTGAGGAAGCTCCTTGGCCATCGTTATCAGCTGACGcaaaagattttgtgaagagACTGTTGAATAAGGATTATCGTAAAAGGCTAACTGCAGCTCAGGCTCTCA GTCATCCATGGCTTGTGAATCATTGTGATGATGTGAAGATACCTTTTGATATGATAATCCACAAGCTTGTTAAAACTTATATATGTTCATCTTCATTACGCAAATCAGCATTAGGG GCTCTTGCAAAGACATTAACACTAGTGCAGCTAGCATATCTGAGAGAACAATTCAATATGTTAGGGCCAAACAAAAGTGGGTTAATCTCTATGCAGAACTTCAAGACG GCTATTTTAAGGAGTGCCACCGATGCCTCAAAGGATTCACGTGTCTTAGATTATGTGAACATG GTTAGTTCAATTCAATATCGGAAATTAGATTTTGAGGAATTTTGTGCTGCTGCTATAAGTGTCCATCAACTAGAGGGAATGGAGAGCTGGGAGCAACATGCAAGGCGTGCGTACGAGATGTTTGAAAAGGAAGGAAATAGACCAATTATGATTGAAGAGCTTGCTTCG GAACTTGGGCTTAGCCCTTCAGTGCCTATTCATGTGGTACTCCAAGATTGGATAAGACACTCAGATGGGAAGCTTAGCTTCTTGGGGTTTGTTAGGCTTCTGCATGGAGTTTCTTCTCGCACATTTCAGAAGGCTTGA
- the LOC100803625 gene encoding CDPK-related kinase 7 isoform X1, protein MGLCHGKPIETSQSEGGHHAFPGGEKDAVVVSAASPKTATKGSKFPFYSPSPLPSLFKNSPANSSVSSTPLRLFKRPFPPPSPAKHIRALLARRHGSVKPNEASIPEGSECEVGLDKSFGFSSHFQAHFELGPEVGRGHFGYTCSAKGRKGTFKGHDVAVKVIPKSKMTTAIAIEDVRREVKILQALTGHKNLVQFYEAYEDNDNVYIVMELCKGGELLDKILSRGGKYSEEDARIVMIQILSVVAFCHLQGVVHRDLKPENFLYISKDENSTLKVIDFGLSDYVKPDERLNDIVGSAYYVAPEVLHRSYGTEADMWSIGVIAYILLCGSRPFWARTESGIFRAVLKADPSFEEAPWPSLSADAKDFVKRLLNKDYRKRLTAAQALSMCSISHRWCMALTFAFYNPMNSHAHSLILCTGHPWLVNHCDDVKIPFDMIIHKLVKTYICSSSLRKSALGALAKTLTLVQLAYLREQFNMLGPNKSGLISMQNFKTAILRSATDASKDSRVLDYVNMVSSIQYRKLDFEEFCAAAISVHQLEGMESWEQHARRAYEMFEKEGNRPIMIEELASELGLSPSVPIHVVLQDWIRHSDGKLSFLGFVRLLHGVSSRTFQKA, encoded by the exons atgggACTGTGTCATGGAAAACCCATTGAAACCTCACAAAGTGAAGGTGGGCACCACGCTTTCCCCGGCGGCGAGAAAGATGCGGTGGTGGTTTCGGCGGCAAGTCCGAAAACCGCCACAAAAGGCTCAAAGTTTCCGTTTTACAGCCCAAGCCCGTTGCCGAGCCTGTTCAAGAACTCGCCAGCGAACTCGAGCGTGAGTTCGACCCCTCTGCGGCTCTTCAAGCGGCCCTTTCCGCCTCCGTCGCCGGCGAAGCACATTCGGGCCTTGCTGGCCCGGCGCCACGGCTCCGTGAAGCCCAACGAAGCCTCCATCCCCGAAGGAAGTGAGTGTGAGGTTGGGCTCGACAAGAGCTTCGGCTTCTCCAGCCACTTCCAAGCTCACTTTGAGCTTGGGCCCGAGGTTGGCCGTGGTCACTTTGGCTACACCTGCTCTGCCAAGGGAAGGAAAGGCACCTTCAAGGGCCATGATGTTGCTGTCAAAGTCATTCCAAAATCCAAG ATGACAACAGCAATTGCTATAGAGGATGTAAGGAGAGAAGTAAAGATATTGCAAGCTCTGACTGGGCATAAGAATCTGGTGCAATTCTATGAAGCCTATGAAGACAATGACAATGTTTATATAGTTATGGA GTTATGCAAAGGAGGTGAACTGCTAGATAAGATTCTTTCCAG GGGTGGAAAGTACTCAGAAGAAGATGCCAGAATTGTTATGATTCAGATATTAAGTGTGGTGGCTTTCTGTCATCTGCAGGGTGTTGTTCATCGTGATCTCAAACCAGAG AATTTTCTCTATATTTCTAAGGATGAAAATTCCACTCTGAAGGTCATTGATTTTGGACTGTCTGACTATGTAAAGCCAG ATGAAAGGTTGAATGATATTGTTGGAAGTGCGTATTATGTAGCTCCTGAAGTTTTGCATAGATCTTATGGGACAGAAGCCGATATGTGGAGCATTGGTGTAATTGCTTATATTCTTTTATGTGGAAGCCGACCCTTTTGGGCCAGGACAGAATCTGGCATATTTCGGGCTGTCCTGAAGGCAGATCCAAGTTTTGAGGAAGCTCCTTGGCCATCGTTATCAGCTGACGcaaaagattttgtgaagagACTGTTGAATAAGGATTATCGTAAAAGGCTAACTGCAGCTCAGGCTCTCAGTATGTGCTCCATTTCCCATAGGTGGTGCATGGCATTAACTTTCGCGTTTTATAATCCCATGAATTCTCACGCTCATAGCTTGATTTTATGCACAGGTCATCCATGGCTTGTGAATCATTGTGATGATGTGAAGATACCTTTTGATATGATAATCCACAAGCTTGTTAAAACTTATATATGTTCATCTTCATTACGCAAATCAGCATTAGGG GCTCTTGCAAAGACATTAACACTAGTGCAGCTAGCATATCTGAGAGAACAATTCAATATGTTAGGGCCAAACAAAAGTGGGTTAATCTCTATGCAGAACTTCAAGACG GCTATTTTAAGGAGTGCCACCGATGCCTCAAAGGATTCACGTGTCTTAGATTATGTGAACATG GTTAGTTCAATTCAATATCGGAAATTAGATTTTGAGGAATTTTGTGCTGCTGCTATAAGTGTCCATCAACTAGAGGGAATGGAGAGCTGGGAGCAACATGCAAGGCGTGCGTACGAGATGTTTGAAAAGGAAGGAAATAGACCAATTATGATTGAAGAGCTTGCTTCG GAACTTGGGCTTAGCCCTTCAGTGCCTATTCATGTGGTACTCCAAGATTGGATAAGACACTCAGATGGGAAGCTTAGCTTCTTGGGGTTTGTTAGGCTTCTGCATGGAGTTTCTTCTCGCACATTTCAGAAGGCTTGA